A window of Gadus chalcogrammus isolate NIFS_2021 chromosome 2, NIFS_Gcha_1.0, whole genome shotgun sequence genomic DNA:
CTTGGCCCAGTCCAGTTTGTTATCCAGGAATACTCCAAGGTATTTGTAATCCTGGACAACATCCACAGTCACACCGTTGATGGAGATGGGTGTAGGGGCAGATTTCCTCCTGCGGAAATCCACCAGCAGCTCCTTAGTCTTGGTGGGGTTGATAAGCAGATGGTTAGTTGCACACCACTCGGTAAAGGAGTCCACAACGCTCctgtactcctcctccttcccctcactAACACAGCCAACAATTGCAGAGTCGTCCGCAAACTTCTGCAGGCGGCAGGACTCAGAGAGGAACTGAAAGTCTGTgttgaacgcactggagaagtccaaGAACAGGATTCTCACAGTGCTTCCCGGACTGTCCAGGTGGGCGCAGGCACAGTGGAGCAGGAAAATGATGGCGTCCTCCACACCTAGTCTTGGCTGGTAAGcaaactgaagagggtccaatGATGATGAGATGATGAAATAAGCAATATGTATAACCAATTAATGTAAAATAACCTAAACGTAGTTTGGTGTCAATTCTTATCTGTAAAAGTAGTTCAGACATTCCACACATTGGGAAGACTTGCAGTAGATACTCCATTGAAACTGGTCAACGCCATTGACCCTCCCCAGCTAAAGCAAATGGAGTATCCCGAGACAGCAGATGAATCATCCAGATCCAAACATTTACCACAGCAATGTGGTGATAATGACGCCTCATCCCACTGTGGTCAATTAATCAGAACATTTTGGCTAGCACAATACAAACAACTTAAGCATTTGAAAGTTAAGTGAATGAATCATTCATGAAGCATTTTTCCTACATATTCATTACCAAGAAAAATAAATTAAGGTGGTTTATAAAGCATAAATTAAGTTGACCAACTATTTAGTCAACAATTGACAGTTTGAAAGAATAAGCCAGCATTTACAATGACTTCAAAAGGCCTCATGCACCAAGTAGTTAGTAAGATATTCACTCTAGATTTAACAGACAACTTTTACCCTAACAAATCAAGAAGTGCAGTAGTGTTTATCTACTTCATGAATGACCTTACAAACCATAATTACCAGTTCATGTCACAAGGTATGCACTTCTTACTCTGCAACATTGAATTGCTTGACAttcaaacattttaaaacacaataaatacagTCTCAGGAGTCAGTTCAGTAAGTTCCCTCTGAAAAAGAAATACCAAGCAAAGAATaaaacatgaagtcattttgATTTTAGTTTAATGAAACCAAatcataaaaatacataaaaataatgCTGAATATAATATTAGCTTTAGTGCATCAACAGGCAATGATAATACATGATCGTTGGATCAGAGTTTCCATCTTCTTTGTCTCTTTAGGCCAAACGAGGCAGGTGGAGGGCCCTTCTTGTAGTATCTGGTCTTGCGGTTCACATTCCTTCCTCGTCCGTAGCGACCTCTGGATTGAACAATGTAGGTGTATGGGAACGGCATGCTCACCTCCTTTGGCATCGCAAGCTGATGGGTGCTGGGCAGCTGTGGCGTAACCGTACGGTAGCGGCCTGGTTGTGCAGCCCCTTTACTTGGCGTGGAGTCCAAGACAAAATGGCTCCTATAGCTGGGAAAGGCAGGGGTTTCAATCGGCGCAGCCTGGGCCCGGTGAGCTGAATCACTGGAGAATACCGGCGCCTCTTTGCTCTCGAAGGGTCGAGACGGCCAACTGCTTGGCTGGACAGCACTGTCCGAGTTGTAGTTGGAGGGGCCAACCTCTTTGGAAGGAAGCTGTGCATTTTCAGAAGAAGGGTGCTTGGCCTCAAAGTTAGGGGAATAGCCTTGGTCGTCACCTGCTCTGTCAAACTGGAGGCTGAGGTGCTGAGGCAGGCCGTATCCTATGCTAGATACTGGGTCAGCATCAAGTGTCGAATTGATGGGCGTAACCTCAGAGTCGGTGAACCGATGATGGGGGACAGGGTCGAAGGAGGGTACAGAACTGGGAAAACCAAAGCTCCCTGGCTTTGAAGATTGGGTAGAAGGCTCAACGAATACTCCGCCATGCAGATCATTAGACCTTCTCACAGTCTTGTAGGTTGGGTTTAAAGGGAACGTGATTGGCTCATGAGGCATGAACAAGTCCCAGTTTATCTGTAGTGCTATTGGGGCTCTGTAGCTTCTGTCTGCGTAGCCTGTTGCTTGGCCATAGGAACTCAATACTTCTGATGGAGAAAACACAAGCTGCTCCTCTTGAAAACCCCCAAGTCCACGGCTGGCATCGGTATAGGGATTGTTGTACCCTAAAGGGGGAAAACATGCCTTGAGAAAGCCACACTATACAAGTAATATCATTGTTCAAAATTAAATAAGTAAATTAAGTTACCCTTCATTGATGCAGCAAGACTGCCACCAAAGAGCAACAAGCAGACCCAAGACACTCTGCAAGACAAGATAGCATTAGCACAACATGACAGTTAAACAGGCCTTGTGTGAGCAAAGACAACAGCTACATTTCGAAATCGAACCTCAGAATGCAACCAACACCCATAGCAACTATTAGAAGAAGCCCACAACGGTGACTGCTTTTCCCAAAGAAAGATACGTGTGCATTGTTGTTCTGAAATCTCTCTTTGTTTATAGCTGTGCAACATAATCAGCTCAATAAGAAACAAGTGTGTCGTTTGGACCAAGTTATTTATCTGCTTCCTGCATTGAGTCATTGAGAAAAATAATGCTAGGTAATTTAAGTCATAGATCAATGTCATGATGTTTCAAgttaatatacaattatttgaaATGTTGCAATTTTTAAAAGCAGCCTTAATTTCTGCTAGACATACGATTGAAAAGATATGTACAAGTAACAAGAGGCAGTACCCCATATTGTGAATAAGGTTTAGGGAGGTCAGGGACCATGGTCAAATCTCACCCCTAAACccagtgccataattcactggTCTGAAAGGCTGCAGTCATCAAAACGATTAATTAATGCTGCACTTTGGAAGCCATGAATGCTCACATAAGGcttattttttctgtttctaATGGGGAACGATCATCAAAATCACTGAATGTCATCACAACTACAACTTATCTTTTCTAAAAGCAGTCTGTGTGATTttagaagaccccccccccccaagctacCCAGCCACCCCCCTCGTTTcgataatatatatttacaattaTCCAACGTAGGATATTAAATCCTTTCAAGTACCAGTTATTAGTAATCTTCCAAATAGGATTGAAAAACATTTCAAGAACCAGTAATTAGTAATTGCTCAATATAGGATATAAATAAATTTCAAGCACCAGTAATTAGTTTATATCAAATGTGGGATATTAATCAGTTTCCCATCATAGCAGAAGAAAGAGATCTGTACAGAGAGAGGGTTAATCGGCACATTAACATGATTCTCTCTATGATTCACCATGTTCAAGCGCTCTttctatttgtgtgcgtgtgtttgttaatttggatatgtgtgcatgtgtgtgtgtgtatttgtgtgagtaaGAGGGATAGCCCTGACAGACTTTGCCGTCGCCCCCTTCAGTACAGGGAGAACTGTAGTAGGAGGACTTGTTACTAGTCACTATATATAtccctctgtctatctatccatctatccctccatctctctctgtatatctctATCTATTCATCTATCCATGCATTAATCCATCTAtatatccctctgtctctctatctatctatatatttatctcTATGATATATCTATCCAttcctctatctatctatctatctgtctgtctgtctgtctgtctgtctgtctgtctgtctgtctgtctgtctgtctgtctgtctgtctgtctgtctgtctgtctgtctgtctgtctgtctgtctgtctgtctgtctgtctgtctgtctgtctgtctgtctgtctgtctgtctgtctgtctgtctgtctctctatctatctatcactctatcactctatcactctatcactctatctCTTTATCTATCTATTTTTTCTTATAGTGACCCAGGTTTGATTTATGCCTGCAGTTTGATGCTGCATGAATTTTCCTCTTCCTTCTACCTCAACAAACTTCCCTGTCTCACTCCACTCTCCTGTCCAAAGTCCAAGTTTTGTTGAAATTGCATggcaaataaaagaaagaattGAACTAACTGTAACAGAGAGATGAGTGCATCAAGACTAGAATCAGCCCAGACGTAACTTAAAGATCAGGGCTAGGAATCCCTGCAAAGTGATGTTGGTGTAAAGCGATCACAACATCGACGCCCATGGGCCTGCATGATACATACAAGGCTGGACTGGACGTCATAACTTTAAGTGCTAAAGCAAATGCTCTACTGTTAGCTACAAGTGGTGTTAAATAATTGATATATCTACTGAAATGGAGAGTTGTGACTAGAGTTGTAAAtgatacttacacacacacacaaaacacacttgtGTGTCTGATTTTTTCATACATGGCGACGTTCCTCCCTTATAATTGACAGTCgcatgcgcacatacacacaaacactatatgTTGATTATATGTAGATATgtatgtttaaataaatatgtatatgtgtatgttcatggttaatgtttattgtttaaaatTATCCCCATTAGCTGTCACCAAAGTGGGACGTGCCAGTCTTCCCGGGATCCACACAGAAAGACATAGAACATAACAATACGCAAGATACAAATCATTATTACAGTAAGGTAACAATGATCATCTAAAAGCAGTAAATTATTGTAAACATCATCAGAAACTATTCAGAAAAAGTTATTACATTCATGGGTTTTACACTCATTATCGCAGTCATACAGTAGGTTGTCCATTCACAGATTTAAATAGTGCACTCTCAAATGGTACTTGAAAGACACTTTGTTATTGAATTTGCGTATATTTAGTGGGCAATTATTCCAATGATTGATGGCATGAGAAATAACTGTTCTCTTTAAAGCATTTGATTTTGGACCTTGTAACATTGTCTGGCCACCATC
This region includes:
- the LOC130403526 gene encoding DNA-directed RNA polymerase II subunit rpb1-like — translated: MGVGCILRVSWVCLLLFGGSLAASMKGYNNPYTDASRGLGGFQEEQLVFSPSEVLSSYGQATGYADRSYRAPIALQINWDLFMPHEPITFPLNPTYKTVRRSNDLHGGVFVEPSTQSSKPGSFGFPSSVPSFDPVPHHRFTDSEVTPINSTLDADPVSSIGYGLPQHLSLQFDRAGDDQGYSPNFEAKHPSSENAQLPSKEVGPSNYNSDSAVQPSSWPSRPFESKEAPVFSSDSAHRAQAAPIETPAFPSYRSHFVLDSTPSKGAAQPGRYRTVTPQLPSTHQLAMPKEVSMPFPYTYIVQSRGRYGRGRNVNRKTRYYKKGPPPASFGLKRQRRWKL